In Kiloniellales bacterium, the genomic window AGCTGCGGGCGTCCAGGGTTTGAGCGAGAGCTATCTCTACACGGTCGAGGCCTTCAGGGAATACATCCGGCACCTGACGGCTGAGGGCATTCTTGCCATCACCCGCTGGCTCAAGTTACCGCCGCGCGACAGCCTGAGACTCTTCGCCACGGCCTTGGTCGCGCTCCGACAGGAAGCTACCGCCGAGCCGGCCAGGCATCTGGTGCTTATTCGCGGCCCGAACACGACGACGCTGCTTGTGGGGCGCAGCCCCTTCAACGAAGGGGATTTGGATGCCATTCGGGCTTTCGCCGCCGAGCGCTCCTTCGACATTGCCTACGCAGCGAACCTTGCTCCAGCGGAGGCGAATCGTTTCAACATCCTGGATCGTGCCCACTTCTTCGATGCTACGCGGGCCCTCGCCTCGGCGTCCGCCGAGGATTTCCTGCGGCAGTACAAGTTCGACGTCACGCCGACCACCGACGACCAGCCTTACTTCTTTGACTTCTTCCGGTGGCATGCTTTGCCCGAGTTCCTCGAGCTCCGTACCCGCGGTGGGGCCGGGTTACTGGAATGGGGCTACCTGATCCTCACCGCGACATTGCTTCAGGCGGTTGCCCTGAGCGTCCTCTTGATCCTGTTACCCTTGTGGATCTGGAAAGGAAGGCCGGCTCGAGAGGGGCAGGGCAGGTCGATCCTGGTCTATTTCCTGTGCCTTGGCCTGGGCTTCCTTTGCGTCGAGATCGCCTTCATTCAGCGCTTCATCGTGTTCCTGAGCCATCCGCTCTATGCCATTTCCGTCGTGCTTTCCACGTTTCTGGTTTTCGCCGGTCTCGGCAGTGGCTACGCGGGGCGCTTGGCACATCGAATGCGTGAGCGTCAGGGGGCCTCGCGCTTTTCGGTGCGGCTCTCGGGGATCGACCTTGCGGTCGTCGCGATTTCCGGTCTCGCCCTCGTCTACCTCGTGTCTCTGCCCGTCCTCTTCGAATGGCTCATCGGCTGGCCGGATGGCGCCAAGGTTGCGGTCTCCGTGGCGGTCATCGCGCCCCTGGCTTTCTTCATGGGCCTGCCGTTCCCCCTCGGACTTTCGGCAGTTTCCGCAAAGGTTCCCGATCTCGTGCCTTGGGCTTGGGGCATAAACGGTTGTGCGTCCGTCATAAGTGCCGTGCTGGCAACAATACTGGCCATACACTTTGGCTTCACTGCGGTCGTCGTCCTCGCCGTCGTCGCCTATGTGGTGGCGGCTCTGTTCTCTCGACAATTCGAACCGCACAGCTAGCTGTGGAGCCTCAACAGGTTGTCCTCGGATAGATTGAGTCTGCTGATAGGCGTGTTGGCCTTCAAGCTACCATGTGGCCTGTGCCAGTTGTAGCGATGGAGGAAGATGGGCAGGTCTTTGGCGCGTTGAACTGAGGTTTGATAGGCGCGGGCGTAGGCCCACTCGCGCAGCGCGGTTTGGATGAAGCGCTCGGCCTTTCCGTTGGTCTTGGGTGTGTAGGGCCGGGTTCGGATGTGCCTGAGCTTGAGCTGCTTGCAGGCTTTGGCGAAGTCTTCCGATCGATAGCAAGAGCCGTTGTCAGTCATGACGCGCTCCACGGTGACGCCGAGGCTCTGGTAGTAGGCGACGGCGGCCTCGAGGAAGGCGGTGGCGCTTTGCTTTCTCTCGTCGGGCAGGATCTGGGAGAAGGCGATGCGGGAGTGGTCGTCGACGCAGACATGGACATACTCCCAGCCGACGCCGCGGGTGCTGCTCTGGCCCTTGCGCTTGCCGGTGATGCGGTGTCCGGTGCGGCTGAACTTGCCGAGCTTCTTGATATCGATGTGTAGGATCTCGCCAGGGTATTTGCGTTCGTAGCGGCACACCGGCTCGGCCGGCTCCAGGGCCTTCAGGGTATTCAGGCCGAGGCGGCGTAGGACGCGGCTGACGGTGGCCGGCGAGACCCCAAGCTCGGTGGCGATCTGCTGTCCGGTTTGGCGCTCACGGCGCAAGGCCTCGATCCGCTTGACGACCAGCGCCGGGGTCGGGTTGTGCAGCTTGTGCGGTCTGGAAGAGCGGTCCTGCAAGCCTTTGGGCCCTTCCTCCTGGAAGCGCTCGACCCACTTGCGGACGGTCTTGGGGCAGACGCCAAAGGCCCTGGCCACGGCCGTTCGGCTCTGCCCCTCTTCAAGCACCCGGCGGACCAGCTCGGCTCGACTGTGCGGCGTCAGGCGTGCATTCTTGTGGATGTCCATTCGGTTCTCCTTGGAAACAGATGCTTCAGCAACATCAGCTTCCTCGGTCGGGGCCGAATGGACAACCTGTTGAGAGATCACAGCTAGCAAGCCGATAAAGGGATCGAGGACGCCATGAAGAGTCGGCTGTCGAGGCTTGCAGCCTGCCGGTGCTTTGTGACGCAGATCAAGGACGCTTTCGAGCGGGGTTGATCTCATAGCTGATCGGGCCGCCAGGACGTCGGCTGGCTCTGTGACCAAGTGTGAGACCCGCATATCCCAGAGTGTCATCCAACCATGGCTGAGCTGCACGCGGCGTTGATTCGTCAGTTTCCGGAGTACAAGACGCAGATCGAGGCCTTGATCGCCAGTGATCCGGACTTCGAGGACATCGCGCGTGACTACCAGCGTCTGCGCGAAGAGATACATGCGCTAGAAGCTTCGGGCGATGTCGGACCCGACTACACGAACCTCTGCAATCGACGGGATTCCTTGCAGGAAGAGCTCGTCATCAAGATGCAGGAAGGCACCGGCGGCTAGCGCACTTCCCGATCAGACGCGTTCGCGTCTGGCCGGGAGTCGTGCGCTATCGCTCTGAAGGTAGGGCATTACATCCGGCCAGATGGATCGCGAAGCGATTCCATCTGATCGGATAATGCCCTAGGTGAACCCGCTGTGAAATAGCGGGAAGACTCCGTCGCTTTATCCGGTCGGTCTGAGGAGCTTGGCTATGGTCGAAGACAACGTGGTGGTCATGGACGGGCCGGGCCCGTTCTACTTCGGAAGGCTGGAAGGTCCGTTCAGATTGCTCCACGCGGAGAAGGCCGATGCCGTCGCTATCGAGGGTCGGATGGAGGTGAACGAGACGGGAAGACGCGCCGTGGTTCGCCTGCCGCTGGCAGACGAGGACGCGATGCGTCTGCTCCAGCTCCTGAGGGACCTGCAGGAAAACAGACATCTGCCCATTCCGAAGGATCCTTAGCTCAATCGTGTTGGTCAATGCGCGGAAATCGGCCCGGGAAGACAAGAGGAGCGCCGAGGCGACGGTGGTTCCCAAGATCGCTGGCCCAGCCGCCTTCGCACCTTCGCTTCAAGCCGAACCCGCCTGCAGCAGAGCGACGGCTCGCGCGGTTTGAGCACAGTCCCTGCAGCCTCGGCGTGCCGGCGGCGGCGTCGGCAGGTCATGGATCTCCCTCGCCGCAATGAGCAGCCTCGGCACCAGGTCTCGCTGGATCGGCACGAACTCGATGTGCGGCGTGAAGGCCATGGCGAAGCCACCAGAGCGGTGATTCGCCGTATCGCTGGCGTCCTCTTGCGCGGTGCGCGGCTGCATGTAGACCAGGGCCAGCCGCGTGACCGGCCCATAGCCGGTCCGCTCGGCGATCCAGGCATAGGCGTTCAGTTGACCTTCGTAAAGCGGCCGAAGAGCGTCCTGGCCCCTGGTATACCTCGAGGTCTTGTAATCGACGATGAGGTGAGAGCCGTCGGCGTTCAGGAGGATCGCGTCCGGAGCTCCCGTCAGATGAAAATCGGTTTCAGGCTCGTCGACGCAGAACGTCTGATAGGAGGGCGCGGGCCGGTATCCGGAAACGTCGCCCAGCTCTGAGAGCCACTTGGGCAGGCCGTCGTGATCGAGGAAATGCTGGACGACACGCTTCGTGTAGGCATCGATCGAGCTGAAGATTCCGGGGAATATCTGATACGGCAGGCGATATTCGAGACGCAGCTTGAGCCAGATACAGCGAGGGCAATAGGCGACCTGGTTGAGCTCGCCGAGGTGCTTTCCCGATATCCTGAATCGTCTGGGCATTTGCCGCCATCCTCATGCCATATCCCGCTGCGTTCTCGACTCTGCCGGGCTCCAGACCTGACCCAGGGAGGCCGACGGCGCCCGGTCCTTCGGCCTCGGGGTCGCGACGCTATTCCTTCAGGTGAGTCCGCAGGAAGCTGTCGAGACCATCTGTATACAAGCGGCCGCTGACGAAGAAGCCGTCGTTGTGGCCGCCGCGGATTTCCAGGAACCGCTTCGGCTCGCTGGCGGCCGCGAAGACACCGCGGCCGTGTCGGATGGCGATGATCTCGTCGTCACGGCTGTGCACGACCAAGACCGGACAGGTCACGGACTTCAGGTATTCATCCGCGCTGTAGCGCGATCGTGCCAACCAGCGGGCGGGGAATATCGGATAGAGACTTTGCGCGAGATCGGGCACCGAGGTGAAGGCCGACTCCATGATCAAGGCGCCCGGTTGGTGTCGTGCTGCGAGCCAGGCGGCGACCGCCGCCCCGAGTGAGCGCCCGAAGAGCACGACCTCTTCCCGGCGGACGTTTCGCTCTTCGGTCAAATAGCGCCAGACGGCCTCCGCGTCGCGATAGATGCCCGGCTCCGAGATCGTGCCTTCGCTTCGGCCATAGCCGCGATAGTCGAAGATGAGGACGGCAAGACCCAGGTCATGAAATATCTTCAAGGACTCGAGCCTATGCGAGATATTGCCTGCGTTGCCGTGGAAGAAGAGCAGGACGCCTCGTCTCTGCGGCGCGGGCAGGAACCAGCCGTCCAGCTTGATCCCGTTCTCCGCGCGGATCTCGACCGGCTCGTAGATCAGGCCGATGCGATCGGGCGTCGCGAAAATCTGGCGGGAGGGAAAATAGAGCAGCCGCGAT contains:
- a CDS encoding IS481 family transposase — translated: MDIHKNARLTPHSRAELVRRVLEEGQSRTAVARAFGVCPKTVRKWVERFQEEGPKGLQDRSSRPHKLHNPTPALVVKRIEALRRERQTGQQIATELGVSPATVSRVLRRLGLNTLKALEPAEPVCRYERKYPGEILHIDIKKLGKFSRTGHRITGKRKGQSSTRGVGWEYVHVCVDDHSRIAFSQILPDERKQSATAFLEAAVAYYQSLGVTVERVMTDNGSCYRSEDFAKACKQLKLRHIRTRPYTPKTNGKAERFIQTALREWAYARAYQTSVQRAKDLPIFLHRYNWHRPHGSLKANTPISRLNLSEDNLLRLHS
- a CDS encoding alpha/beta hydrolase, with protein sequence MTSILSFLLVVGVIYVGLASLLFFSQSRLLYFPSRQIFATPDRIGLIYEPVEIRAENGIKLDGWFLPAPQRRGVLLFFHGNAGNISHRLESLKIFHDLGLAVLIFDYRGYGRSEGTISEPGIYRDAEAVWRYLTEERNVRREEVVLFGRSLGAAVAAWLAARHQPGALIMESAFTSVPDLAQSLYPIFPARWLARSRYSADEYLKSVTCPVLVVHSRDDEIIAIRHGRGVFAAASEPKRFLEIRGGHNDGFFVSGRLYTDGLDSFLRTHLKE
- a CDS encoding PD-(D/E)XK nuclease family protein → MPRRFRISGKHLGELNQVAYCPRCIWLKLRLEYRLPYQIFPGIFSSIDAYTKRVVQHFLDHDGLPKWLSELGDVSGYRPAPSYQTFCVDEPETDFHLTGAPDAILLNADGSHLIVDYKTSRYTRGQDALRPLYEGQLNAYAWIAERTGYGPVTRLALVYMQPRTAQEDASDTANHRSGGFAMAFTPHIEFVPIQRDLVPRLLIAAREIHDLPTPPPARRGCRDCAQTARAVALLQAGSA